Within Spirochaetaceae bacterium, the genomic segment AGATGGACGAGTTTAACTATCCGGACAGTGCAAAACATAAAAAAGAGCACGAAAACTTTGGTGTTCAGGTAGCGGCCGCCTTAGAAAAATATAAGGGGGGCGAATTTAGCCTAGACGAACTTATTGCCTTTTTAAAAAATTGGTTGGTTAAGCACATTCTGGTGCGCGACCGTATTTTAGCCACTTATTTGCTTGAGCAAACTAAGGCTTAATTTTTAGTAAAAATGATACAAGCCAGCTTACTTAAAAATAGCTTCTCAGATTACCCATCTTTGTTAAGCTGCGTGCTATTTTTAGCTGGCTGTAATATGCGCTGCCCCTATTGCCATAACAGCCAGCTGGCTTTAAATACCGAAACAAATTTAGAAGAATGGCCGGTTATCTACCAATTTTTAAAGGCTAGGGCCGGGCAGCTGCAAGGGGTAGTCCTTAGCGGCGGCGAGGCCTTACTTAACCCCTATTTACCCGAAATTGCCCATCAAATTAAAGCTTTGGGTTACCGGCTAAAAGCCGATACCAACGGTACCCTGCCTAAACAGCTGCTTACTTTATTACCATACCTAGATTAC encodes:
- a CDS encoding bacteriohemerythrin, with the translated sequence MQTLWSDVLNVGFGDMDDQHKVLVNYLDQLVNEGQERGAEAIATILAGLGAYVGYHFSYEEKQMDEFNYPDSAKHKKEHENFGVQVAAALEKYKGGEFSLDELIAFLKNWLVKHILVRDRILATYLLEQTKA
- a CDS encoding anaerobic ribonucleoside-triphosphate reductase activating protein translates to MIQASLLKNSFSDYPSLLSCVLFLAGCNMRCPYCHNSQLALNTETNLEEWPVIYQFLKARAGQLQGVVLSGGEALLNPYLPEIAHQIKALGYRLKADTNGTLPKQLLTLLPYLDYVAVDIKTAEHLALTGLNDEPVWQSLNLLNQSEVSFEVRAVVSPHFCGEVQLTTALKHIKAGRALGLRLLPFRPINCLDDSFNNLPATNDSYLAKLKTFIETEGVKALGC